Proteins encoded in a region of the Candidatus Paceibacterota bacterium genome:
- a CDS encoding type II secretion system F family protein, producing MLFTYKVIDNGGVSKEGTIDAFSTDAAISSLQKQGLVISSIKPKEEKSSFLHKLPFFNKVSNKEIVILSRQMSTLFEARVSALRIFKLIAAEAENEKLRDALIEIVDDLQGGNSISGALSKHPEVFSDFYVNMVKSGEESGRLDETFSYLADYLDRNYEVASKAKNALVYPAFVIMTFVGVMVLMFTVIIPKISIIVKDTGQDLPFYTKIVFGVSDFLINNGLIAITLILVLLGSIAWYVSTPEGKEWISKFRLDVPYLGDLYRKLYLSRFADNMSTMIISGIPMLKSIEVTSSIIENQIYKDIMTDCFEKVKTGSSLSDSLSGHEEIPNILVQMVRVGEESGELGNILKTMAKFYQREVMNAVDTLVGLIEPVMIVVLGLGVGVLLASVLMPIYNIASSAGL from the coding sequence ATGCTTTTTACTTATAAAGTAATTGATAATGGAGGAGTTTCAAAAGAAGGAACTATAGATGCTTTCTCTACGGATGCAGCTATAAGCTCTTTGCAGAAACAAGGACTCGTTATCTCATCTATAAAACCAAAGGAAGAAAAGAGCAGTTTCCTCCATAAGCTTCCATTTTTCAATAAAGTTTCTAATAAAGAGATAGTGATCCTTTCTCGTCAGATGTCCACTTTGTTTGAAGCTAGGGTATCAGCTTTGCGTATTTTTAAATTGATCGCTGCTGAGGCAGAAAATGAAAAACTGCGTGATGCCTTGATCGAAATTGTTGACGATCTTCAGGGTGGTAATTCTATTTCCGGAGCTTTGTCCAAACATCCAGAAGTTTTTTCCGACTTCTACGTCAACATGGTCAAATCTGGTGAAGAATCAGGCCGTTTAGATGAAACCTTTTCCTATCTTGCCGATTATTTGGATAGAAATTATGAAGTAGCCTCGAAAGCTAAAAACGCACTAGTGTACCCAGCTTTCGTCATCATGACCTTTGTCGGGGTTATGGTCCTCATGTTTACAGTCATCATTCCTAAAATATCAATTATTGTTAAAGATACAGGTCAAGATTTGCCTTTCTATACTAAAATCGTCTTCGGAGTCAGTGATTTCTTGATAAACAATGGCTTGATCGCGATTACACTTATTCTGGTCTTATTAGGTTCGATTGCTTGGTATGTCTCTACTCCTGAAGGTAAAGAATGGATCTCTAAATTCCGTCTCGATGTGCCATATCTTGGCGACCTTTATCGCAAACTCTATCTTTCAAGATTTGCCGACAACATGAGCACTATGATCATCTCTGGCATTCCGATGCTCAAGTCTATCGAGGTCACTTCTTCTATCATTGAAAATCAGATCTATAAGGACATTATGACCGATTGTTTTGAGAAGGTAAAAACTGGCAGCTCTCTTTCTGACTCCCTTTCAGGTCATGAAGAAATTCCCAATATATTAGTCCAGATGGTTAGGGTGGGTGAGGAGTCAGGAGAACTCGGTAACATCCTTAAAACTATGGCCAAATTTTATCAGCGAGAAGTGATGAATGCTGTCGATACCTTAGTCGGCCTTATTGAACCGGTAATGATAGTAGTTCTCGGTCTTGGTGTTGGAGTGCTCTTGGCATCAGTTCTTATGCCTATATATAATATTGCTTCTTCAGCTGGGTTATAG
- a CDS encoding type II secretion system protein, translating to MLRKMKNRGFTLIELLVVIAIIGILSSVVLASLNTARGRGNDAKVKAQLSGARASAELYYDTNSNYGGTQTACNAGMFADTASSMATYVNTGNYPSGTTIVCGSTNTAYAIKAELNGDTAYWCVDSTGASRSVGGAIGASASVCP from the coding sequence ATGTTACGAAAAATGAAAAATAGAGGTTTTACTTTGATTGAGCTCTTGGTGGTTATCGCCATCATCGGTATTCTTTCTTCTGTAGTGCTAGCCTCTCTCAATACAGCAAGAGGTAGAGGAAACGATGCTAAGGTAAAAGCTCAGCTCTCGGGAGCTCGTGCTTCTGCTGAACTTTATTACGATACCAACAGCAACTACGGTGGTACCCAAACTGCATGTAACGCTGGTATGTTCGCTGATACTGCTTCAAGCATGGCTACTTATGTAAATACAGGCAACTATCCTTCAGGTACTACTATAGTTTGTGGTTCTACCAACACGGCTTACGCTATCAAAGCAGAGCTCAATGGTGATACTGCCTACTGGTGTGTTGACTCGACAGGCGCATCTAGATCTGTAGGTGGCGCTATCGGTGCTTCTGCTTCAGTATGTCCGTAA
- a CDS encoding prepilin peptidase → MEFIYLATAFIIGAAIGSFIHVIVLRYNTGLSFIQGNSVCLSCSVPLSWYHLIPIFSYLALKGRCSHCYSHFSIQYFLAELISGITFVWLFLFSNFSLFQSFLLSLIFFILLFIFIYDLRHKIIPDPSVYLFIVISFLYAYITNLCLPDPVIQAGIFPFFLAAFIIPFPFFLIWFFSKGRMMGLGDVKFMVGMGALLGLSSGVSAIFLSFWIGATYVLLAFVYKKLFKKGYNMGMKTELPFAPFLIIATLLVFIFKINLVNF, encoded by the coding sequence GTGGAATTTATTTATTTAGCGACAGCCTTTATTATCGGAGCCGCTATCGGTAGTTTTATACATGTCATAGTTCTGCGTTACAACACTGGACTCTCTTTCATACAGGGCAATTCTGTCTGCCTTTCTTGCTCCGTACCACTTTCTTGGTATCATCTTATCCCTATTTTTTCTTACCTTGCTCTTAAAGGTCGCTGTTCTCACTGTTATTCTCACTTCTCTATCCAGTACTTTCTCGCTGAACTCATATCGGGAATTACTTTTGTTTGGCTTTTTTTATTTTCTAATTTTTCCCTTTTTCAATCTTTTCTTCTTTCTTTGATATTTTTTATACTCTTGTTTATCTTTATCTACGATCTTCGCCATAAAATCATTCCCGACCCCTCTGTCTACCTATTTATTGTAATTTCTTTTCTCTATGCTTATATTACAAATCTTTGCCTGCCCGACCCTGTCATTCAGGCGGGCATCTTTCCATTTTTTCTTGCTGCTTTCATAATTCCTTTCCCTTTCTTTCTTATCTGGTTTTTTTCCAAGGGGCGCATGATGGGTCTAGGGGATGTAAAGTTCATGGTTGGTATGGGCGCGCTTCTTGGCCTCTCCTCAGGCGTTTCTGCCATTTTTCTTTCCTTTTGGATAGGAGCCACATATGTTTTGTTGGCCTTTGTGTATAAAAAATTGTTTAAGAAGGGTTATAATATGGGCATGAAAACTGAACTGCCTTTTGCTCCTTTTCTCATCATTGCCACTCTCTTAGTTTTTATATTTAAAATAAATCTAGTAAATTTCTAA